Below is a genomic region from Zonotrichia leucophrys gambelii isolate GWCS_2022_RI chromosome 1A, RI_Zleu_2.0, whole genome shotgun sequence.
GCACATGGGCTTGTCCTTAACCTTGGTGGCCTGGCTGCAAGTGGCACTTGCACGTGCATCCTGAAGCTCTTTATCCTGCTCTGAAGAGCTTCCTGGCAAAAGCAGCTGGGTGGCAGGAGAGATGCATGGGAGCAGAGTCCTGCAGCCATGGCCCAGCATCTCCTCCCACTGCACatgccctgctgtcccagagaACAAGGGGGGTCCTGTGAGGGTCCCCCCAGTGACCTCAGCCTCCGAGCATGTTGGCTCCACACCGTGGCACAAAGGCGCTTCTGTGAGGGCCAGTCTGCACGTGGGCCAGCGTGGGGACAGCTCATTCCAGGGTGGCTGTGTCATCCAGGGCCACCcggcaggggacagcagccatGCTCCATGCCACCCTTGGGGAGGATGCGCTGCAAAgaggggtgtgtgtggggaatgggcaggggacaggatGGAGACACAAACTGTGCCACCACCATCACAAGGATGGTGGCACAAACCAAGTGGCTGCAGAGGAGTCTCCTTGTTCTGAGGCAGGGGGAAAGAAGGGATTTTTAGGGCCTGAACTGCAGAATTTGGTGACCTGACAACCTGCCTTTGCCACCAGTCAGACAAGAAGTTTCTCCCCTCTGAATTGCTGAGGGGAGTGCAGGTCAGGAAGGAAGCTGTCCTAAGtgatgcccagcagcaggaggcaagTGGAAACTTTCCTGATTATTTCTGTGCATGCTCTCACCTCCTGAACACCGAGCACACAGCTTTTTGAGGGAGgcaggggaaaagagaaagcttAGCTCTGTGGGGTTTGCCTGTCCTTTGGGACCCCAGCTGACCTTCCCCTGTTGATAGATGTGCTGTTCTGAAGGGTCTTgcaccagctggagctggggaaacCCCATCCCCTTCTTCCCAGAGCTATCAGTGTGAGTACCTCTGGGGAGGCACGCATGCCAttgcagaggagagcaggggacGTCAGTGAAGGATGAAGTATGTCCCCAGACATGCTGGTGGAGCCAGGTTGGGGCTTGAGagagggggtgctggggagaaTGGGATGGGGtaggaaggatttggggttccttTGGCATATGGGGCTGTTCCTTTGATGTCTAAGGGCTGTGAGGCTGGAGGAGGGATGCTATGCCTGGCTCTGTGGAGCCCactggcccagccccagggagcccccCAGGAGATGggctctcctcctgccctccccagcctgcccagtgcCCCCACCTGGCAAGGAGGTCACCCACTGGGCCTGCTGGTGACACCAGCACCAGCgggtggggcacagggaggagggCAAAGACGCTGGCACCAGTGTCTCTGCTGGGGCCTGTGATGGGCGGGATGGCTGTTCACACCTTGACTTCATCGTCCTCTTCCTCCTCCGCATCGGCATACTCGAAGGAATTGCTGCGGCCCCCTCGGGCACCGCTGTGGCtttcctgcaggctggagagcttggtctcctcctcctcctcctctccttggTTCCAGCTGGCCTCGGGGGAGTGGCTCTCCCTTGTCACTCGTGACccccacaggctgctgctggggctctccCACGGGGTCTGTGTCCGGGCCTGCCGGGGACCCTCACCCTTCTCCGGGCTCCGCGGGGTGCTGGTCCCACCGTAATGGCGGGCCAGGACCTGGGCTGCTCGGTCAAATTCTCCAGCCTCAATGGTGCAGTCGTTCCAGTGGCCTTGCCACGGGGACCCTGTGGACACTGCCCCTGACCCCGAAGCCCAGACAGAGTTCGCTCCAGCGCCTTCGATGGCACGTGCCTCTCCATTGGCACAGACCGACAGGCCCGGCAGTGAGCTGGCCCCTGACACGTTGCTCTGCCTGGAGTGGTCCCAGAAGCTGGATGCTGCCTTGTCCTCTTCACGGgatgcaggcactgctggagggaCCCTGTCCTTGGTCCCCTCTTCACACAGGAGGTGTGGGCCATCCTCCCCCACCTCGTTGCCATTGGTTTCAGAGAAGCTCATCACCTGGAGGAGCTCGCTCATCAGGGAGGGCCCCAGGTCAAGGCGGAAGGACAGCAGGGAGTCGGAGCGATCCAGCTCATCCTCCCCGGGACAGGTGCTCTCTTGGGCCTTCTCCAAACGAGGGACACGAGGGATGGTACAAAATCCGGACTCCAGACCTGTGAGGCAGAAGGTATGGCTGGTGAGGGAGCAAGCCTGACTTAGTTCTGCAGGGGAAAAGGGATACTGCTGACAAAGCGGCTCAGGCCATGCTCCTGTCAGTGACACTGGCCTCTAAAGGACAGGTCAGTGTCTCTGTGGACATCTCCAAAGCCCAGAGTTACAGCAGAGGGTCTCCAGGTGGGCTCTGGGCTCGGTAAGCTGGCAGTGGGGCCGAGCCAGGCAGGTGAGACCAGGAGATGGCAGCATTGCCTCAGCCTGCCTTTTCCTCTGAGCCCGGCCTCCTCCCCCGGCTGCTGAAGGCACCCCTGATCCAACCCCCACCCTGAGACCTTCTGCTCCAGacctccttccctggggaaaagctgagcacagcccagtgcagtgaggctggagaggagccatACAGATGTCCTGTCCCGTCCTTCCCACAACCCTTCCTCAAAGGGCAccctggctggcagggagggatgtggACACGGTGGAGAAGGGTGGATGGAATCCCTAAGGAGCAGCACATGGAGATGTAGAGGCTGGCACAGCTAGGGACAGGGTTGGAGCATCTGTGTGGAGGTGGGGAAGGCCATGCTGTGGGTCCCCTTGACCTCACTGCTTTGGAGTGGGAATTGCTGCACTGTCCCAGCACCTTTTTGGTTTCCTCAGGAAGGCTGCTCAAGTGAAAAGGCAGATGGGGGGTGCTCCCTTACAGGTACTGCACACAGGCTGCCAGCTGTGTGGTGTACAGGAGAGgggcagaaacagagaaaccatccctgccctgctttgaGGGACACCCTGGAAGGAGACCTTCCAAGGGCAGGAGGAAGTTTAGGATTATCTGCTTGGAGGGAATGTCAAGACCGGGCGGTCTCAAATATCCCATTTCTCCTTAAAACCCCAAGTTCCTCATTGTGGAGGGAACTGAGGCATGGAGCAATGGAGAAGGGCTGCAGAGGGTGCTCAGTACCAGGGCACCAGCCTGGGCCTCGCGCTGCACTCACCGTAGGCCTGGTGTGTTTTGGAGAAGCTGTTGGAGGCACTTTTGAAGGAGAACTTGCTGGTCAAACCCCTGCTGGTGCTGTCTCCATCATACATGGCCTCGTTGAGCTGCGGCAGCGACACGGCGTTCTTGATGATAGGCGAGAtggcggggggcgcgggcgaGGCGCCCACCTGGCCCCCGCTGCCCCGTCTCTTCAGCGGGCTGCGGCGCACGTGCCGCAGCGTCCGCGCCAGGAAGCTGTTGGGCTTGGCGGCGTCGGCCCCGCCGTGGTTGCTGAGGAAGGAGGTGTCCCCAAAGACGTCGCCGCCGCGCCCCACGTGCATGGTGTGCCGGAAGTCGCCCAGCGGCGGGCTGATCATGTCCGGTGTCAGTTCCGACTTCAGCCGCCGCTTGCCATGGGAGCCTGACAcccagctcagcactggcagcttCCCCAGGCTCATGTTGCACCCTTCAGCCTGCCTTTGAAAAAGCTCCAAAAATCAGCCCTCACCAGGCTTCTGGCACTGGGGTGCTCTGTCACATCCCCAGCCTCCCCATTGCTTCTGCTCTGAGGCTCTTGGGGTGACGGTGCATGGCACTTTATCTCTCGGCAggtttcctccttccctgcgCTACGTCGTGCTCATGAAATCACCCTCAGAGGGTACGTCCCCAGTGGTGAGGACAGTGGTGGCACGCAGATGTCCCCAGGGGGTGTCTGGGTCACCCCCTGTTCTGCAGAGGTCACTGGAGGCTGTGTCTGGTTGTAGACTTAGAGGTTAATCTGCTGTCTTCCACTGTCGCTGGGTGAGTGGGAGCCAGTCATGGATGGGGCATCAGGCAGCAAAGGGAGCTTCAGGTGGCCTGGCAGGGCAAGTGCAATGGTCCCCTTGTTGGCCACCTAAACAAGGCAAGAGGAACAGTGAAAGCCTTGGACAGGATGTTCCCAATCCCATTGGCTGTATCCACAGAACTGCCTGAGGAGGTTAAAGGCGGTGCATAAGGCAGTGGCGTGCTTGCTACTGGCTGCCCCTTTATCTGGCCTTTCTcctgggaaggaagaaaaaggcttTCCTCCAAAAGCATGTGCTCTCCCTCACCTTGCTGACCTACCTCAGTATGCCTTAGTTTCCCATCTGCAAAGCAGCTTTGCCAGACCCACGCCACAACACAGGCTGAGGATTTCCCTCCGGGGCAGAACCTCCTCCCAGAGCAATGCCCTGcttggctgccccagctcctggggcgAGAAACCTCTCCCTCCGTTTTGCTATTCAGATGAACCCTTGAGGAGAGGGTGAGGCCTGGGGCCCATGAGCTTCTCGGGAGGAGTGTTGGGAAGCAAAAATGCAGTATTTGTATATTGCTTTGTTTGTCCTTCACTGGCTGggtccctgggagctgggcagacaTGTTGGAGAAGCAGAGAGTCGGCAGTGTGGGGAGGGCATCTGCTCTGCAgacaggggaaactgaggcatggcAAGGGAGGTGATTGCTTGAGGCTggaggagaaggtgggatgggtTCCTGCACTCAGGCAGGTCCCAGAGGCAACGAGGGGcaggcaggaagcagcagctggatgcaCTGGATGCATGGCAGGGTGATGACCTGCCAGTCAGTGGGGAGGACTGTCAGATCAGCAGATCCCCTGCTGGTGTGCATAGCAAGTGGTAGAGGGTGGcctggggaaaggagaggatttGGGACATCTCAGAGTGTTGGTGGCCTGGGAAGCCAGCTGGGGACGCATCCTTCCCTGGGCTCAGTTGTGTGGTTGGAACATCAAGACAGAGCTgagtccctgcagcagggctggctgtggaggACAGCATGCCAAGCGGTGACGCAGGAGCCACATCTCTTATCTGCGTGTGCTGGGTCCCCCAGTGCTGCATGGCTTTCCCTGCCACgttccctgcctctcctgcttGTCCGTGCATCGCcttggagcagccaggcagtgccaggacgGCAAAGGCTCTGGAGAAGGGGATCCTGGACATGAAATTGCTTTCCTGGCTGGCTAGATGCATTTTTGCTTTGCCCTGGCCTTGTTTGCTCACCCAGGGGCCTCTCTTATCTGCCCGGGGTTAATGActggggaagggaaaacaaacctCCCCCAGCAGCGCCCAGCACCATTGGCTGCCTCCCAGGGTGGCAGTGGCCTCCTGGGGTGGCAgtggctggtggcagcagggacagcatggTGGCAGGTTGGGTTCCTGCTGGCCCCCAGGTCCCGCAGCTCATGTCCTCCTTCTGCCCACAGACACCACGCAGTGCTGCCTTGCAGCAAACCAGGCACGCGGCAGATTTGGGGTGAGGGCATAACTGGGGAGCTATTTCCTTTCTGTGGTAAAAGCCCACCCACAGTC
It encodes:
- the CDC42EP1 gene encoding cdc42 effector protein 1; translated protein: MSLGKLPVLSWVSGSHGKRRLKSELTPDMISPPLGDFRHTMHVGRGGDVFGDTSFLSNHGGADAAKPNSFLARTLRHVRRSPLKRRGSGGQVGASPAPPAISPIIKNAVSLPQLNEAMYDGDSTSRGLTSKFSFKSASNSFSKTHQAYGLESGFCTIPRVPRLEKAQESTCPGEDELDRSDSLLSFRLDLGPSLMSELLQVMSFSETNGNEVGEDGPHLLCEEGTKDRVPPAVPASREEDKAASSFWDHSRQSNVSGASSLPGLSVCANGEARAIEGAGANSVWASGSGAVSTGSPWQGHWNDCTIEAGEFDRAAQVLARHYGGTSTPRSPEKGEGPRQARTQTPWESPSSSLWGSRVTRESHSPEASWNQGEEEEEETKLSSLQESHSGARGGRSNSFEYADAEEEEDDEVKV